The following are from one region of the Synechococcus sp. CBW1108 genome:
- a CDS encoding FUSC family protein, with protein sequence MINRNGLRTAFTAGLGNAFASLSGVADSQYVSLAVLAVSTGTYGGALALGSQRLLGTALGSVLLLIGYEGLQGMPMPLAIAITLGALRLLGGLLKLQVGYKVGGIVIVMGWLVHEGGLAEWIPLRFFWTCFGVLIALLGLRLFWPARGLDSSLGQVAGLLVQLQSCFRDLAARVDPARAGLVAGQAADPVGIGRYRALRNQLVAIRRQRPALLQELGTLPERHPATLLMANFEATASRLITLVGGLVRESPTSQDPQLVVQLHRAEAELLQAMAGHLGQWEGQIRGRRGLPKPPETELQLPPSWQQLGQELNNPTANSASLERLERIASRLMLCRQAEQAIRDGEANWAAILGKA encoded by the coding sequence GTGATCAACCGCAACGGCCTGCGCACCGCCTTCACCGCCGGGCTCGGCAACGCTTTCGCCAGCTTGTCAGGGGTGGCGGACAGCCAATACGTTTCCCTGGCGGTGTTGGCGGTGTCCACCGGCACCTATGGCGGCGCGCTGGCCCTGGGCAGCCAGCGCCTGCTGGGCACGGCGCTCGGGTCGGTCCTGCTGCTGATCGGCTACGAGGGTCTACAGGGAATGCCGATGCCCCTGGCGATTGCCATCACCCTGGGCGCCTTGCGCCTGCTGGGCGGCCTGCTGAAGCTGCAGGTTGGCTACAAGGTGGGCGGCATCGTCATCGTGATGGGCTGGCTCGTGCACGAGGGCGGCCTGGCCGAATGGATTCCGCTTCGCTTTTTCTGGACCTGTTTCGGCGTGCTGATCGCGTTGCTGGGCCTGCGGCTTTTCTGGCCGGCCCGCGGACTCGACAGCAGCCTGGGCCAGGTTGCCGGGCTGCTCGTGCAGCTGCAGAGCTGCTTCCGCGACCTGGCGGCGAGAGTGGATCCCGCCAGGGCAGGCCTGGTGGCGGGTCAGGCGGCCGATCCGGTGGGGATCGGTCGCTACCGGGCCCTGCGCAACCAGCTCGTTGCCATCCGGCGGCAACGGCCAGCGCTGCTGCAAGAGCTGGGCACCCTGCCGGAGCGCCATCCAGCGACGCTGCTGATGGCGAACTTTGAGGCCACCGCCTCTCGCCTGATCACCCTGGTGGGCGGCCTTGTGCGCGAGTCCCCCACCAGCCAAGATCCCCAGCTGGTGGTGCAGTTGCACCGGGCCGAAGCGGAGTTGCTGCAGGCCATGGCTGGCCATCTGGGCCAATGGGAAGGGCAGATCCGTGGGCGCCGTGGGTTGCCCAAACCACCCGAAACCGAGCTGCAGCTGCCGCCCAGCTGGCAGCAGTTGGGCCAGGAGCTCAACAACCCCACCGCCAACTCGGCTTCCCTGGAGCGGCTGGAAAGGATTGCCAGCCGGCTGATGCTCTGCCGCCAGGCCGAGCAGGCGATTCGCGATGGCGAAGCAAACTGGGCTGCAATCCTGGGCAAGGCCTGA